The following DNA comes from Methanosarcina vacuolata Z-761.
TCCTGCGAATCAGCTAAAGGCTCGAATAAAGAAGCCTTCGGAGATTTGGCCAGCATGCTTTCCAGAAAAGGGATTCCTGCGGTCGTGGCAATGCAATATTCAGTACTTGATGACGTTGCCACAAAGTTTGCATACCATTTTTACAGAGCAATTGCAAGCGGAAAACCTGTTGACCTTGCTTTAAAAGAAGCAAGACTCGTGATGAAAAACTTAGAAAACGGTAATGGATTTGATTTTGCAACCCCGATACTTTATCTTTCAGACTGCAACTGCGTTAATGTAGGGAATTTAAAACCGGAACCTTCTGAATTCGTTTTCAAACCTATGATGATGCCGGATTTACAGGTTATGGAAAAAGGTTTTGTTGCCAGGAGAAAAGAACTCAGGCTTCTTGAAAAAGGCTTCAAGTCCGATGTAAAGCGAGCTGCAATTATCCACGGCTTTGGAGGAATTGGAAAAACCGTGCTTGCAACTCGATTTGCGTTGAAAATGGGTTATTACTTCGAAGGCACTCTAGGAATAAAATTTACTCCTACAACCAGACCGGAAGATATCCTGAACAAATTCAACAGTTTTTTGCTGATGAAAGGAAGACCTGAACTGAACCAAATCCTTAACCAGCAGTTTCCTCTTGAAGTTAAAACTGCTTTACTGGTAAACATACTAAACCAGATAAGATTTCTGATCATTTTCGATAACTTTGAAGATTGTCTGAATGAAGAAAGGAACGACATAGAAAACCTTGAACTTAAAGCATTCATCCAGCATCTCCTTAACAACACAACCAGAAACACAAAATTCCTCATAACAACCCGTTATGATTTTGATCCTCTTGATGGCAGGCTTGCTTCCGGAATTGAACACATTTCCCTTCCCGAACTTCATTTCCCTCAGACAAACTGGCTTATGAACAATTTTACGGAACTGGCAGATCTGGGAATTCAAAAGAAAAAGAAAATATATGATGTTATTGGCGGCCACCCCTGGACGATAGGCCAGTTTTCAAAACATGCCGCTGTTCAGGGAGTAGATGATTTACTGCTGGATCTATCGTCCTTGAAAAAAGAGCTTATTGAGTTCACCTTGCTGGATAAGTCATTTTCCAAGTTAGATGAAGACGCCAAAAAACTGCTCCTCTGCGCCTCAATCTATGAAGAAGCCGTTCCTATTGAAGCATTGTCATGGATTATCGGCAATGAGAAAAATGAATGTCCCTCCGTCGTAGAACCTCTTAAAAAACTCATTCAATGGGGTCTGATTTCAAAAGAACAGGAGTACGACAAGAGTGTTTACTCAGAGCACACGATTGTAAAAGATTTCGCACAGAAAAAACTGGAAAAAGACGGACTGAACAAAAAAGAGCTTCTTATCAGGGCTGCCAAATACTATGAAAATTTGGTTTCTCAAACCGCAAGCCTCTGGGATTATTTAAAAGCACGCGATTATTACTTCCAAGCAGGAGACTGGGAAAGTGCAAATGAAGTTGTGGAAAATACTTCAGGCCTCCTGATCCGCTGGGGATATATTAAACTTGCAATGGATTTATTAAATGACTCTATTAACACGACATCAGGAGAAACAAAAACAAATGCTGAGTACATACTTGCGACGATTTTCCATCGTCTCGGAGACTTAAAAACATCATTTAAAATATATAACAATATTAAATATAAATATGA
Coding sequences within:
- a CDS encoding tetratricopeptide repeat protein, giving the protein MEYSSLYFQITRSPESSPYTYRASILNDGNVVASNDFELRKDLKLFQMLKSIEKKVTESPEEREKHKENAEALEEKDREEPHVEFGKMLYSKVFSGQLGEYFNKSIKEAQGNGSGLRISLRFGEDVPEISALPWEYLHDDEDFLIRRRNILISRLPAGMKKKKLEPLDSVLRMLVIISGPDDPRISPLNTEKEQEIILEAVDKLQRDQKIKVDFTEDATFENVEGYLNEQDYHIIHFTGHGISIDGKGNLVFENENQKARLIDNKTLSDLFSERGIRLVVLSSCESAKGSNKEAFGDLASMLSRKGIPAVVAMQYSVLDDVATKFAYHFYRAIASGKPVDLALKEARLVMKNLENGNGFDFATPILYLSDCNCVNVGNLKPEPSEFVFKPMMMPDLQVMEKGFVARRKELRLLEKGFKSDVKRAAIIHGFGGIGKTVLATRFALKMGYYFEGTLGIKFTPTTRPEDILNKFNSFLLMKGRPELNQILNQQFPLEVKTALLVNILNQIRFLIIFDNFEDCLNEERNDIENLELKAFIQHLLNNTTRNTKFLITTRYDFDPLDGRLASGIEHISLPELHFPQTNWLMNNFTELADLGIQKKKKIYDVIGGHPWTIGQFSKHAAVQGVDDLLLDLSSLKKELIEFTLLDKSFSKLDEDAKKLLLCASIYEEAVPIEALSWIIGNEKNECPSVVEPLKKLIQWGLISKEQEYDKSVYSEHTIVKDFAQKKLEKDGLNKKELLIRAAKYYENLVSQTASLWDYLKARDYYFQAGDWESANEVVENTSGLLIRWGYIKLAMDLLNDSINTTSGETKTNAEYILATIFHRLGDLKTSFKIYNNIKYKYEEIEDNRGVAAVLHAIGMIHQDQGNYEEALEKYNQALKIEEELGDKSGTATTLHQLGIIHHQQGNYEEAVELYNQSLKMKEELKDKSGIAATLHALGIIHQNQGNYEEALEKYNQALKIEEELGDKSGTATILHQLGIIHHQQGNYEEAVKKYNQSLKIEEELGNKSGIAGTLHNIGRINEEEGECSSALRNYLISYSIFEQLNSPNKEIVAKSLLRLREKMGEEEFDAQFERLVNE